One genomic segment of Drosophila willistoni isolate 14030-0811.24 chromosome 2R unlocalized genomic scaffold, UCI_dwil_1.1 Seg200, whole genome shotgun sequence includes these proteins:
- the LOC6641721 gene encoding sarcolemmal membrane-associated protein, giving the protein MVLVSNEWRNNKDDEQKSPPSSASSTPPPTAAAAAAETGAATTAATTEGEAPPAGLVGGAAGTVDGAGINKRKKQSNNNNMETNKKQAGGAATATAGEQDKILQILKMDKHELETTTTAPTNDLIMNDDPNENQENNNVEICDSNTNTLQSHNQQQQQQQHQLSSSPDRHATIISTNSTGGSNTPQQLQQQQQVLNMALNSVINGGNSGNGGGVSGDGVGGGGVVVAGGTGVPLFGSLSGLNNGALLQRDSIELQSNQSLTAATDLDIDTSRCSAKGEAKIVLQCEAKSHKFDTRTILLQPNQECKVGRLIAKSKASEGNAIFDCKVLSRNHAMLWYTSDGHFYVKDTKSSNGTFINDTKLGNEPAELHYGDTVKFGVEVIENSRQEVHGCIIARVTLFLPDGREAISIEADQLQLVGPNRISFDEIQRLNSFLQEAAQREKMLKAKLSSLQGVLDSTRKNSAMCWQSMITEDQLLHKINLLEKKLQMMEKNVPENALRNEIVKLLEDKTTYQLTAKEALRKVYQERCDAMQMVSKMEMAYATSENECSILRAQILTSKQNLQDYNTRLEQLQQEYVEYKQDSLRQQQEAKEQEEQRLEHLKEQLGTQEQEMEELRAQLKILQHTIAEHDSEQKLQEQNALEQLDAAITDNMDEGDDDDDDDDNDEGDDDADADDEKSKNIDEKDADTKQLGEKIDELKQKKNKKSKRDNQEKFDIKNKVIRKSAVIKWLKNSDLNKGEGGSDILQAIINSADSGDEENENKEHQPEHVESEASDEFIHNSPKSVRLNGLDNSAVKTHKLESQETLVLDFNNGEELSEDQAIEMLQEECQAYKQKTTLLTNEIHDLQSQMDALKELLALEKQSKSSITSEVVEQEKAVEKEEDKDESNKSQRRQLSGQEDSDCLDDNEACSWKEDLAAIRNSNVEQEEELIVYKERLEQSESSVLLLRNEISQLLLKQQQAGLAEDKQRLMYRILPVGCIVLAAVIYILTSRL; this is encoded by the exons ATGGTCTTGGTGAGCAACGAATGGCGGAATAATAAGGATGACGAGCAGAAATCACCaccatcatcagcatcatcaacaccaccaccaacagcagcagcagcagcagccgaaACAGGAGCAGctacaacagcagcaacgacGGAGGGAGAAGCACCACCAGCAGGATTAGTCGGAGGAGCAGCTGGAACTGTTGATGGAGCTGGTATAAATAAGCgaaaaaagcaaagcaataataataatatggaaacgaataaaaagcaagcaggaggagcagcaacagcaacagcagggGAGCAAGATAAAATACTCCAAATCCTTAAAATGGATAAGCATGAATTGGAGACGACGACAACAGCACCAACAAACGATCTGATTATGAATGATGATCCTAATGAGAATCAGGAGAATAATAATGTGGAAATCTGTGATTCCAATACAAATACATTGCAGAGTCAtaatcagcagcaacagcagcagcagcatcaactgAGCAGCAGTCCCGATCGTCATGCGACAATTATTTCGACCAACTCAACTGGTGGAAGTAATACACCACAACagctgcaacagcaacaacaggtGCTCAATATGGCCCTGAATTCTGTGATTAATGGTGGAAATAGTGGAAATGGTGGTGGTGTTAGTGGAGACGGAGTAGGTGGAGGAGGAGTTGTGGTAGCAGGAGGAACGGGAGTTCCACTCTTCGGTTCATTGAGTGGACTGAATAATGGTGCCTTATTGCAGCGTGATTCAATTGAATTGCAATCAAATCAATCATTAACGGCCGCCACCGATCTCGATATCGATACTAGCCGCTGTTCCGCCAAGGGCGAGGCGAAAATTGTCCTACAATGTGAGGCGAAATCGCACAAATTTGATACTCGCACCATTTTGTTGCAACCAAATCAGGAATGCAAGGTGGGACGCCTTATAGCCAAGAGTAAGGCCAGCGAGGGTAATGCCATTTTTGATTGCAAAGTTCTATCACGCAATCATGCCATGCTATGGTATACATCGGACGGTCATTTCTATGTCAAGGACACCAAATCGAGCAATGGTACATTTATCAATGACACCAAATTGGGCAATGAACCGGCCGAATTGCATTATGGTGATACTGTTAAATTTGGTgtcgaagttattgagaattCACGCCAAGAGGTTCATGGTTGTATTATTGCTCGAGTTACCCTGTTCCTGCCGGATGGACGTGAGGCCATCTCAATTGAAGCGGATCAATTGCAATTGGTTGGTCCCAATCGCATCAGTTTCGATGAAATCCAGCGCTTGAACTCATTCCTCCAAGAGGCAGCGCAGCGTGAAAAGATGCTTAAGGCCAAGCTAAGCAGTTTACAGGGTGTTCTCGATTCGACACGCAAGAATTCGGCCATGTGTTGGCAGAGTATGATCACCGAAGATCAATTGTTGCACAAAATCAATCTTCTGGAAAAGAAATTGCAAATGATGGAAAAAAATGTTCCGGAGAATGCTTTAAGAAATGAG ATTGTCAAGCTGTTGGAGGATAAGACCACTTATCAATTGACTGCCAAAGAGGCTCTACGCAAGGTCTATCAGGAGCGTTGCGATGCAATGCAAATGGTTTCGAAAATGGAGATGGCCTATGCCACCTCGGAGAATGAATGCAGCATTTTGCGTGCCCAGATTCTGACCTCTAAACAGAATCTGCAGGATTACAATACGCGTTTGGAGCAGCTTCAGCAAGAATATGTGGAGTATAAACAGGATTCATTGCGTCAGCAGCAAGAGGCTAAAGAGCAGGAGGAGCAACGATTGGAACATCTCAAAGAGCAATTGGGCACACAAGAGCAAGAAATGGAAGAGTTGCGTGCTCAGCTAAAGATTTTACAGCATACCATTGCCGAGCATGACAGCGAGCAGAAGTTGCAGGAGCAAAATGCCCTGGAGCAACTGGACGCGGCCATTACCGACAACATGGACGaaggtgatgatgatgacgatgacgacgacaacgacgaagGCGAcgatgatgctgatgctgacgACGAGAAGAGTAAGAACATTGATGAGAAAGATGCAGACACAAAGCAGCTGGGCGAGAAAATTGATGAGTTGAAACAAAAGAAG AATAAAAAGTCCAAGCGTGACAATCAGGAGAAATTCGACATAAAGAACAAAGTAATACGCAAATCTGCCGTAATTAAATGGCTTAAGAACTCGGATCTCAATAAAGGTGAAGGTGGTAGCGATATATTGCAAGCCATTATCAATAGTGCCGATTCCGGAGATGAAGAGAATGAGAATAAGGAACATCAGCCGGAGCACGTCGAATCAGAGGCCAGCGATGAGTTTATACACAATTCACCAAAAAGTGTTCGGCTGAATGGATTAGATAATTCGGCCGTTAAAACACATAAGCTGGAATCGCAAGAGACTCTGGTGCTGGACTTTAACAATGGTGAGGAACTGTCCGAAGATCAAGCCATTGAAATGCTTCAAGAGGAATGTCAAGCATATAAGCAAAAGACCACATTGTTGACCAACGAGATTCATGATCTGCAAAGCCAAATGGATGCATTAAAGGAACTGCTAGCACTCGAGAAACAGAGTAAGTCTAGTATAACATCCGAAGTGGTGGAGCAAGAGAAGGCGGTAGAAAAAGAAGAGGACAAGGACGAATCAAACAAATCGCAGCGACGTCAGCTATCTGGCCAAGAGGACAGTGATTGCCTGGATGATAATGAGGCTTGCAGCTGGAAAGAGGATTTGGCTGCCATTCGTAATTCAAATGTCGAACAAGAAGAGGAGCTAATTGTGTATAAGGAACGTCTGGAGCAATCAGAGAGCAGCGTTCTTTTATTACGGAACGAAATCTCACAATTATTGTTGAAGCAACAGCAAGCGGGACTCGCGGAAGACAAGCAACGTTTAATGTACCGTATCCTGCCAGTTGGATGTATAGTTCTGGCTGCCGTAATTTATATCCTCACATCTCGCCTCTAA
- the LOC111518520 gene encoding uncharacterized protein LOC111518520: protein MPALKHKAETRKLYFNSLLQAIKFCILEKKSVRSTAQEYGIDKNTLRRNIKKVEENYDDIAIVEDDELLEFLRMCSRKTPCNMIFTPSQEKDLVDYILKYVDHYHGLTLGEVKQLAFQFANKLKLKYFSSWDDDATAGPKWCRLFMKRHPELTLRHPEQISLNRVKAFSKPIVEKYFSNLGNLLEKHLFGCNAIYNMAECGFSAVPSKMGKVIVLNQGIRKVASVETLERGTMLTMALTVNAYGNSIPSFFLFPRKEMETGNCLDNVLDGTVGLANESGLMGQPEFVQYLWHFIRFVNPSLERPVLLLLDSHTSHLSVEALDIASENGIHILSFPPYCRHKLNPLEVSVFGSLENYFISECSTWSTKNDNKVFKIQNIPELVCAALDSALMPKTIKMGFTATGIAPYNPNIFSDTDFANYSNPFEDNESEQQTRIILVDAAKKDDHDGEVFIYHSSISDEIDPLQDLALKRVKRKLSKKILPNKATSPSKRHKANDSLPLEEDFCIICLSLLPTNMTSINSTKCSICQLPVHLKCATETSFTCKICEHLEDGNKDKFNYLLKT, encoded by the exons ATGCCAGCCCTAAAACATAAAGCCGAAACACGCAAATTGTATTTCAATTCGTTGCTTCAGgcaattaaattttgcatattgGAAAAGAAGAGCGTTCGATCGACTGCCCAAGAGTATGGGATAGATAAAAATACTTTACGCCGTAATATTAAGAAAGTGGAAGAAAATTATGATGATATCGCCATAGTGGAGGATGACGAGTTGTTGGAATTCCTTCGTATGTGTAGTAGAAAAACTCCATGTAATATG ATTTTCACACCCTCCCAAGAAAAGGATCTTGTTGATTATATACTCAAATATGTTGATCATTATCATGGCTTGACCCTTGGTGAGGTGAAACAGTTGGCTTTCCAATTTGCCAACAAGCTGAAACTAAAGTATTTCTCTTCCTGGGATGATGATGCCACAGCCGGTCCTAAGTGGTGTAGACTTTTTATGAAACGTCATCCAGAACTTACACTCAGACATCCAGAGCAAATATCACTGAATCGGGTCAAAGCTTTTTCCAAGCCAATAgttgaaaaatatttctcaAATTTAGGCAATCTGCTAGAGAAACACCTGTTCGGTTGCAATGCCATTTACAACATGGCTGAATGTGGTTTCTCAGCAGTTCCTTCTAAAATGGGCAAAGTTATAGTCTTGAATCAGGGAATCAGAAAAGTTGCATCGGTCGAGACACTAGAGCGGGGCACAATGTTAACCATGGCCCTTACGGTCAATGCTTATGGCAATTCTATTCCTTCATTCTTCCTATTTCCCCGCAAAGAAATGGAGACTGGAAACTGTTTAGACAATGTTTTAGACGGAACTGTTGGTTTGGCCAATGAATCAGGTTTGATGGGTCAGCCGGAGTTTGTTCAATACCTATGGCATTTCATTAGATTTGTTAATCCATCATTAGAACGGCCAGTACTTTTGCTTTTAGACAGTCACACTTCACATTTATCCGTCGAAGCACTTGATATTGCTTCTGAAAATGGTATACATATTCTCTCATTTCCGCCATATTGTAGACATAAATTGAACCCATTGGAAGTATCTGTTTTTGGCTCACTCGAGAATTATTTCATATCTGAATGTTCCACTTGGTCAACAAAAAACGACAATAAG GTTTTTAAAATCCAAAATATTCCCGAACTTGTATGTGCCGCATTGGACTCAGCCCTAATGCCAAAGACAATTAAAATGGGTTTCACTGCAACGGGCATTGCTCCATATAATCCCAACATCTTCAGTGACACTGACTTTGCGAATTATAGTAATCCTTTTGAAGACAACGAAAGTGAACAACAAACCCGTATTATCCTTGTAGATGCCGCAAAAAAAGATGATCACGATGGAGAGGTATTTATTTATCATTCATCGATCTCAGATGAAATTGATCCTTTGCAAGATTTGGCTTTAAAAAGGGTTAAACGAAAACtatcaaagaaaatattgcCAAACAAGGCAACATCACCATCTAAGCGTCACAAAGCAAATGATTCGCTGCCTTTAGAGGAAGATTTTTGTATCATTTGCCTAAGTTTGTTGCCCACAAATATGACCTCCATCAATTCCACCAAATGCTCCATATGCCAACTACCAGTTCATCTGAAATGTGCAACAGAAACTAGCTTTACTTGCAAAATTTGTGAACATTTGGAGGATGGTAATAAGGATAAATTCAATTATCtattaaagacttaa
- the LOC6641720 gene encoding NF-kappa-B inhibitor cactus — MWNQTADAKATSDNKQEEAAAAAPPAAAAATDCSCAAAATSSSGRSSVEQYGTVIHNSKTPNLTPFGGNDGDAISKQQKESLAQSETSDSGFISGPQSSQIFSEEIIIEQDIKTSSTNEAEEKSTNKQQQQQQKEICSIALDSGLIDEEVDEFSGEEEEQKDDNEKKSSSVVQSPSEEAPKQQEPASTSSEQMRFKHNVDFGIPQWTVQSNLASSGDVLNNLSSKQTPAAAPATGNGNATNSNSINIMNAWEQFYQQNDDGDTPLHLACISGYVDVVAALIRMAPHPCLLNIQNDVAQTPLHLAALTAQPNILRMLLLAGAEPTVRDRHGNTALHLSCIAGEKQCVRALTEKFGATEIHEAHRQYGHRSNDKAVSSLSYARLPADLEIRNYDGERCVHLAAEGGHIDILRILVSHGADINAREGKSGRTPLHIAIECCNEDLANFLLDECEKLNLETATYAGLTAYQVACILNKSRMQNILEKRGAETLTPPDSDYDSSDIEDLDDTKMYDRFGDPRYFVSYGNGNPMTVA, encoded by the exons ATGTGGAACCAAACGGCAGATGCAAAAGCAACAAGTGATAATAAACAGGAAgaagcagctgcagcagcaccaccagcagcggcagcagcgaCGGATTGTAGCTGTGCAGCCGCCGCCACTAGCAGCAGTGGCCGTAGCAGTGTTGAGCAATACGGCACAGTAATTCATAACAGTAAAACGCCAAATTTAACGCCATTTGGCGGCAACGACGGCGACGCCATTAGCAAGCAACAAAAAGAATCTTTAGCACAAAGCGAAACAAGTGATTCTGGTTTCATCTCTGGGCCGCAATCATCGCAAATCTTTAGTGAGGAGATTATCATTGAACAAGACATCAAAACCAGTTCAACAAACGAGGCTGAGGAAAAGAGCACCaacaaacaacagcaacaacagcagaaaGAAATTTGTTCAATTGCTCTCGATTCGGGCCTCATTGACGAAGAAGTAGACGAATTCTcgggggaggaggaggaacAGAAGGACGACAACGAAAAGAAGTCATCATCGGTAGTACAATCCCCATCCGAGGAGGCACCTAAACAACAGGAACCAGCATCCACATCATCCGAACAAATGCGCTTCAAACATAATGTAGACTTTGGCATACCACAATGGACAGTCCAATCGAATTTGGCCAGCAGCGGAGATGTTCTTAACAATTTAAGTAGCAAACAAACACCTGCAGCTGCACCAGCAACTGGAAATGGAAATGCCACAAACTCGAATAGCATTAATATTATGAATGCCTGGGAGCAATTCTATCAACAAAATGACGATGGCGACAC GCCTTTGCATTTGGCATGCATATCGGGATATGtggatgttgttgctgccctAATCCGTATGGCACCACATCCATGCCTTTTGAATATACAAAACGATGTGGCCCAAACTCCATTGCATTTGGCAGCCCTTACAGCACAACCGAACATATTGCGAATGCTTCTATTAGCTGGAGCCGAG CCCACAGTCCGGGATCGTCACGGTAATACGGCGTTGCATCTATCCTGCATTGCCGGCGAGAAGCAATGTGTACGGGCTCTAACTGAGAAATTTGGAGCAACTGAAATCCATGAGGCACATCGTCAATATGGACATCGTTCGAATGATAAGGCAGTTAGCTCATTAAGCTATGCCCGACTACCCGCCGATTTAGAGATACGCAACTATGATG gTGAACGTTGCGTGCATTTGGCTGCCGAGGGTGGACATATTGATATCCTACGCATTTTGGTATCCCATGGAGCAGATATTAATGCCAGG GAGGGTAAATCAGGACGCACACCTCTTCATATCGCCATCGAATGCTGTAATGAGGATTTGGCTAATTTCCTGCTTGACGAGTGCGAGAAATTGAATCTGGAGACGGCCACATATGCAGGATTAACAGCATATCAGGTGGCATGCATACTTAACAAATCTCGTATGCAGAATATACTCGAGAAACGTGGAGCTGAGACATTAACCCCGCCCGATAGTGATTATGATAGTAGCGATATTGAAGATCTAGACGATACGAAG ATGTACGATCGCTTTGGCGATCCACGTTACTTTGTTAGCTATGGCAATGGCAATCCCATGACAGTTGCTTGA
- the LOC6641719 gene encoding cell division cycle protein 20 homolog: MSQFNFVSDLQNALILDGETRGPPPRWQKKLEASLNGSVNTTRSVLSVSYNTSFSGVQAPIKTPGKCADAKANKKQTPTKTPGGGDRFIPNRAATNFELAHFLVKSEKGEEENNDSNENNVKASAHKDERQKLIAEVAQVPESGQAAGGSRILCYQNKAPAAPESHTNPLKVVYSIKTPISTKSGSRYIPTTSERILDAPDFINDYYLNLMDWSGDNIVAVALGSCVYLWNAASGNIEQLTEFEEGDYAGSLSWIQEGQVLAIGNSTGAVELWDCSKAKRLRVMDGHSARVGSLAWNSFLVSSGGRDGLIIHHDVRSANHKISSLSGHNQEVCGLKWSTDFKYLASGGNDNLVNVWPLALSGVGTATEPLHQFNEHQAAVRALAWCPWQPNTLATGGGTADRCIKFWNVSNGSLIKSVDSKSQVCALLFSRHYKELISAHGFANNQLTIWKYPTMVKQADLTGHTSRVLQMAMSPDGSTVISAGADETLRLWNCFAPDPLASKKVSSVKSMAKQSVFRQSIR, translated from the exons atgTCTCAATTCAATTTTGTGAGCGACTTGCAAAATGCCTTAATACTGGATGGAGAAACGCGCGGACCGCCGCCAAGATGGCAGAAGAAGCTGGAGGCGTCGCTGAATGGTAGTGTAAATACCACCCGATCGGTGCTGTCGGTATCATACAATACCAGTTTCTCTGGCGTCCAGGCGCCCATTAAAACTCCGGGCAAATGTGCCGATGcaaaagccaacaaaaagcaaacaccGACAAAGACGCCAGGAGGCGGAGATCGCTTTATACCCAATCGGGCGGCTACCAACTTTGAGTTAGCACACTTCTTG GTAAAATCGGAGAAAGGAGAAGAGGAGAACAATGATAGCAATGAGAATAATGTAAAGGCTTCGGCTCACAAAGATGAGCGACAGAAGCTTATTGCGGAAGTGGCCCAGGTGCCGGAAAGTGGACAAGCAGCCGGAGGCTCTCGCATATTGTGCTATCAAAATAAAGCACCAGCTGCACCTGAGTCCCATACAAATCCCCTCAAGGTTGTCTACTCCATTAAGACTCCCATATCGACGAAAAGCGGTTCGCGCTATATACCCACCACATCTGAGAGAATTCTGGATGCTCCAGATTTTATCAATGATTACT ATCTAAACCTAATGGACTGGAGCGGAGATAATATTGTAGCCGTTGCCTTGGGCAGTTGTGTGTACCTGTGGAATGCGGCCAGTGGCAACATTGAACAGCTAACTGAATTTGAAGAGGGCGACTATGCTGGCTCCTTGTCCTGGATTCAAGAGGGCCAAGTTCTGGCCATTGGCAATAGCACTGGCGCCGTAGAGCTCTGGGATTGCTCGAAGGCCAAGCGTCTGCGTGTCATGGATGGCCACAGTGCCCGGGTTGGTTCATTGGCTTGGAATTCGTTTCTGGTCTCATCGGGCGGACGTGATGGTCTAATCATTCACCATGATGTACGCTCAGCTAACCATAAAATTTCCTCACTTTCGGGTCACAATCAAGAGGTCTGCGGTCTTAAATGGTCAACAGATTTCAAATATCTGGCCAGTGGTGGCAATGATAACCTGGTTAATGTCTGGCCATTGGCCTTAAGTGGTGTGGGCACAGCCACAGAGCCATTACATCAATTTAATGAACATCAGGCAGCTGTCCGTGCCTTGGCCTGGTGTCCCTGGCAACCGAATACTTTGGCCACTGGCGGCGGCACAGCCGATCGGTGTATTAAGTTCTGGAATGTAAGCAACGGTTCGCTCATCAAGTCCGTCGACTCCAAGTCACAGGTTTGTGCCCTGCTCTTCTCTCGCCACTACAAGGAATTGATATCGGCTCATGGTTTTGCCAACAATCAATTGACCATCTGGAAATATCCCACTATGGTGAAACAGGCTGACCTAACCGGTCACACATCTCGAGTTCTCCAAATGGCCATGTCTCCCGATGGCAGTACAGTGATCAGTGCCGGAGCAGATGAGACTTTACGTCTGTGGAATTGTTTTGCTCCCGATCCATTGGCTTCCAAAAAAGTATCCAGTGTCAAGAGCATGGCCAAACAGAGTGTTTTCCGGCAGAGCATACGTTAA
- the LOC6641718 gene encoding protein cornichon: protein MVFNFTAFTYIVALIGDAFLIFFAIFHVIAFDELKTDYKNPIDQCNSLNPLVLPEYLLHVFLNLLFLVCGEWFSLCINIPLIAYHVWRYKNRPVMSGPGLYDPTTVLKTDTLSRNMREGWIKLAVYLISFFYYIYGMVYSLIST, encoded by the exons atgGTCTTCAACTTTACCGCCTTCACATATATTGTGGCTCTGATTGGCGATgcctttttaatatttttcgcAATATTTCACGTCATTGCGTTCGATGAGCTGAAAACGGACTATAAAAATCCCATAGATCAATGCAACAGTCTAAATCCG cttgtATTGCCGGAATATTTGCTGCATGTATTTCTAAATTTATTATTCTTAGTCTGTGGCGAATGGTTCTCTCTGTGCATTAATATACCCCTCATAGCCTATCATGTTTGGCG CTATAAAAATCGCCCCGTGATGTCTGGCCCGGGTCTGTATGATCCGACAACAGTTCTTAAGACGGACACTCTGTCTCGTAACATGCGAGAGGGTTGGATTAAGCTGGCTGTCTATTTGATTAGCTTCTTCTATTATATCTATGG CATGGTTTATTCGCTCATCTCGACATAG